The following proteins are co-located in the Sebastes umbrosus isolate fSebUmb1 chromosome 24, fSebUmb1.pri, whole genome shotgun sequence genome:
- the LOC119483562 gene encoding transmembrane protein 182-like, with translation MSPAERMKVLVFLALFFGALGSLFTLLCCGTEYWLLAAESCSRKQEHHGGADLREGKSTKAVRIFHEGLFWRCSFTAVSQQLSMWDLWISNQPSSKVCQAAFLFPFPVYEPHGFLTEPYEHHSAIVFRTFWSIFLIAGVAAVAIGGFVVVCAAPLTSHRLYKVGGALLLSGGLCLLAVVLMYLMWVQVLDTLEQFAHHQRASSCPSFHLSVQHGPSFLFAPVAVFFCLLAGLLFLLVGRSVQRIQMEKRDRTPELTDSDVYV, from the exons ATGTCTCCTGCTGAGAGGATGAAGGTGCTCGTCTTCTTGGCGTTGTTCTTCGGAGCGTTGGGGTCTCTGTTCACGCTGCTCTGCTGTGGGACGGAgtactggctgctggctgctgagTCCTGCAGCCGGAAGCAGGAACACCATGGAGGAGCTGACCTTAGAGAGGGGAAGAGCACCAag GCTGTGAGGATCTTCCATGAGGGTTTGTTCTGGCGCTGCTCCTTCACGGCTGTTTCACAACAACTCTCTATGTGGGACCTTTGGATCT CAAATCAGCCGTCATCAAAGGTGTGCCAGGCCGCTTTCCTCTTCCCGTTTCCTGTTTATGAGCCACACGGTTTCCTCACAGAACCGTATGAACATCACTCCGCTATTG TTTTTAGGACCTTCTGGAGCATCTTCCTCATCGCAGGCGTGGCGGCTGTCGCCATTGGTGGATTTGTGGTCGTCTGTGCCGCCCCGCTGACCAGTCACAGACTCTATAAAGTGGGTGGGGCACTTCTGCTGAGTGGCG gtCTGTGTCTGCTGGCCGTGGTGCTGATGTATCTGATGTGGGTCCAGGTCCTGGACACTCTGGAGCAGTTCGCCCACCATCAGAGAGCCTCCTCTTGTCCCTCCTTCCACCTCAGCGTCCAGCACGGCCCTTCATTCCTCTTCGCTCCGGTCGCCGTCTTCTTCTGCCTGCTGGccggcctcctcttcctcctggtcGGCCGCAGCGTTCAGAGGATACAGATGGAGAAAAGAGACAGGACTCCTGAACTTACAGACTCTGACGTTTATGTGTGA
- the LOC119483546 gene encoding actin-related protein 3-like, producing the protein MAGRLPACVVDCGTGYTKLGYAGNTEPQFIIPSCIAIKESAKVGDQAQRRMMKGVDDLDFFIGDEAIDKPSYSTKWPIRHGIVDDWDLMERFMEQIIFKYLRAEPEDHYFLLTEPPLNTPENREYTAEIMFESFNVPGLYIAVQAVLALAASWTSRQVGERTLTGTVIDSGDGVTHVIPVAEGYVIGSCIKHIPIAGRDITYFTQQLLREREVGIPPEQSLETAKAVKERFSYVCPDLVKEFSKYDTDGSKWIKQYTGINNISKKEFTIDVGYERFLGPEIFFHPEFANPDFTQPISEVVDEVIQNCPIDTRRPLYKNIVLSGGSTMFRDFGRRLQRDIKRSVDARLKTSEELSGGKLKPKPIDVQVITHHMQRYAVWFGGSMLASTPEFYQVCHTKKDYEEFGPSICRHNPVFGVMS; encoded by the exons ATGGCTGGTCGGTTACCGGCTTGTGTTGTTGACTGTGGAACAGG GTACACAAAGCTTGGTTATGCAGGAAATACAGAACCACAGTTCATCATACCTTCAT GTATCGCAATCAAAGAATCGGCCAAGGTGGGAGACCAGGCCCAGCGCAGGATGATGAAGGGTGTTGATGACCTGGACTTCTTCATAGGGGACGAAGCCATCGACAAACCGTCATATTCAACAAAG TGGCCCATCCGTCACGGGATAGTGGATGACTGGGACCTGATGGAGAGATTTATGGAGCAGATCATCTTCAAGTATCTGCGGGCAGAACCTGAAGACCATTACTTTCTTTTG ACAGAGCCTCCCCTCAACACACCAGAAAACAGAGAGTACACAGCAGAGATCATGTTTGAGTCGTTCAACGTCCCGGGTCTCTACATTGCCGTTCAG GCTGTCCTGGCGCTGGCTGCCTCCTGGACATCCAGACAGGTGGGAGAGCGGACGCTGACGGGGACGGTGATCGACAGCGGAGACGGAGTCACACACGTCATCCCGGTG GCTGAAGGCTACGTCATCGGCAGCTGCATCAAGCACATCCCCATCGCCGGTCGAGACATTACGTACTTCACTCAACAGCTGCTGAGGGAGCGAGAGGTGGGGATCCCTCCAGAGCAGTCCCTGGAGACGGCCAAAGCTGTCAAG gagcGGTTCAGCTACGTCTGCCCCGACCTTGTTAAGGAGTTCAGCAAGTACGACACAGACGGCTCCAAGTGGATCAAACAGTACACGGGCATCAACAATATCTCCAAGAAGGAGTTCACCATCGATGTCGGCTACGAGCGCTTCCTGGGGCCGGAGATCTTCTTCCACCCTGAG TTTGCCAACCCAGACTTCACCCAGCCGATCTCAGAGGTGGTGGACGAGGTCATCCAGAACTGCCCCATCGATACCAGACGTCCGCTGTACAAG AACATCGTGCTCTCCGGAGGCTCCACCATGTTCAGGGACTTTGGCAGACGCTTGCAGAGGGACATCAAGAGGAGCGTGGACGCACGGCTGAAAACCAGCGAAGAGCTGAGCGGCGGCAAGTTGAAG CCGAAGCCGATCGACGTGCAAGTCATCACTCATCACATGCAGAGGTACGCCGTCTGGTTCGGAGGATCAATGCTGGCGTCTACT CCTGAGTTTTACCAAGTGTGCCACACCAAGAAAGACTACGAGGAGTTCGGGCCGAGCATCTGCCGCCACAACCCCGTATTCGGAGTCATGTCTTAG